In the Ramlibacter tataouinensis TTB310 genome, one interval contains:
- the kdsA gene encoding 3-deoxy-8-phosphooctulonate synthase, producing the protein MKLCNFDVGLDRPFFLIAGPCVVESEQLQLDVAGQLKEITSQLGIPFIFKSSYDKANRSSGTSFRGPGMSRGLEILAKVKKQLGLPIITDVHSEAEVPMVAEVVDVLQTPAFLCRQTDFIRAVAQSGKPVNIKKGQFLAPHDMKNVIDKARAAAREKGLPEDSFMACERGASFGYNNLVSDMRSLAIMRETGAPVVFDATHSVQLPGGQGTSSGGQREMVPVLARAAVAVGVAGLFMETHPDPAKALSDGPNAVPLKHMKPLLETLLALDRVTKKNGFLEDHFHA; encoded by the coding sequence GTGAAACTCTGCAACTTCGACGTGGGCCTGGATCGGCCCTTTTTCCTGATCGCCGGCCCCTGCGTGGTCGAGTCCGAGCAGCTGCAGCTGGACGTGGCCGGCCAGCTCAAGGAGATCACCTCCCAGCTGGGTATCCCGTTCATCTTCAAGAGCAGCTACGACAAGGCCAACCGCTCCTCGGGCACCAGCTTCCGCGGCCCGGGCATGTCGCGCGGGCTGGAGATCCTGGCCAAGGTCAAGAAGCAGCTGGGCCTGCCCATCATCACCGACGTGCACAGCGAGGCCGAGGTGCCCATGGTGGCGGAGGTGGTGGACGTGCTGCAGACCCCGGCCTTCCTGTGCCGGCAGACTGATTTCATCCGCGCCGTGGCGCAGTCGGGCAAGCCGGTCAACATCAAGAAGGGCCAGTTCCTCGCGCCGCACGACATGAAGAACGTGATCGACAAGGCGCGCGCGGCGGCGCGCGAGAAGGGCCTGCCCGAGGACAGCTTCATGGCCTGCGAGCGCGGCGCCAGCTTCGGCTACAACAACCTGGTCTCGGACATGCGTTCGCTGGCCATCATGCGCGAGACCGGCGCGCCGGTGGTGTTCGACGCGACGCACTCGGTGCAGCTGCCCGGCGGCCAGGGCACCAGCTCGGGCGGCCAGCGCGAGATGGTGCCGGTGCTGGCCCGCGCGGCGGTGGCCGTGGGCGTGGCCGGCCTGTTCATGGAGACCCACCCCGATCCCGCCAAGGCCCTGTCCGACGGGCCCAACGCCGTGCCGCTCAAGCACATGAAGCCGCTGCTGGAGACGCTGCTGGCGCTCGACCGCGTCACCAAGAAGAACGGTTTCCTGGAGGACCATTTCCATGCCTAG
- a CDS encoding FKBP-type peptidyl-prolyl cis-trans isomerase encodes MEIKDQCVVALTWTLKDTLGDTLDVLESPVEFLVGGEDLLAKIEEALQGHEPGDRIDLHLEPEEAFGDYDEQLVFLEPRPLFPAQLEEGMTFEGLPAGTNPDAPKDILYTVTEIYPEHVVLDGNHPLAGIALRLQLKVEAVRDATEEEVGRGSAGTGFFRVN; translated from the coding sequence AATCAAGGATCAATGCGTGGTCGCGCTGACCTGGACGCTCAAGGACACGCTGGGCGACACCCTGGACGTGCTGGAATCGCCGGTGGAGTTCCTGGTCGGCGGCGAGGACCTGCTGGCCAAGATCGAGGAGGCCCTGCAGGGCCACGAGCCGGGCGACCGCATCGACCTGCACCTGGAGCCGGAGGAGGCGTTCGGCGACTACGACGAGCAGCTGGTCTTCCTGGAGCCGCGCCCGCTGTTCCCGGCGCAGCTGGAGGAAGGCATGACCTTCGAGGGCCTGCCGGCGGGCACCAACCCGGACGCACCCAAGGACATCCTGTACACGGTCACCGAGATCTACCCCGAGCACGTGGTGCTGGACGGCAACCACCCGCTAGCCGGCATCGCGCTGCGCCTGCAGCTGAAGGTGGAAGCCGTGCGCGACGCGACCGAGGAAGAGGTCGGCCGCGGCTCCGCCGGCACCGGCTTCTTCCGTGTGAACTAG
- a CDS encoding Hsp33 family molecular chaperone HslO, producing MSELHKFLFDGLPVRGIIVRLTGAWTEILARREANTATGPWAPPVAELLGEMAAAGALMQSNIKFNGALILQIFGDGPVKVAVAEVQPDLSLRATAKVVGDVPVDARLPELVNLNNQGRCAITLDPKDKFPGQQPYQGVVPLHGDRREKLGRLSEVLEHYMLQSEQLDTTLVLAADEKVAAGLLIQRLPLEGEGNLAGSMVSKANEDEIGLNEHYNRIAILAASLKREELLELDVDTILRRLFWEEKVLRFPAEVPRFACTCSRERVANMIRGLGREEAESIVAERGDIEVGCDFCGLQYRFDAVDAAQLFAAPGDQPPVTSAVQ from the coding sequence TTGAGCGAGCTGCACAAGTTCCTGTTCGACGGGCTGCCGGTGCGCGGCATCATCGTGCGGCTGACCGGCGCCTGGACCGAGATCCTGGCGCGCCGGGAGGCCAACACCGCCACCGGGCCCTGGGCACCGCCGGTGGCCGAACTGCTGGGCGAGATGGCCGCGGCCGGCGCACTGATGCAGTCCAACATCAAGTTCAACGGCGCGCTGATCCTGCAGATCTTCGGCGACGGGCCGGTCAAGGTGGCGGTGGCCGAGGTCCAGCCCGACCTGAGCCTGCGCGCCACCGCCAAGGTGGTGGGCGACGTGCCGGTGGATGCGCGCCTGCCCGAGCTGGTCAACCTGAACAACCAGGGCCGCTGCGCCATCACGCTGGACCCCAAGGACAAGTTCCCGGGCCAGCAGCCCTACCAGGGCGTGGTGCCGCTGCACGGCGACCGGCGCGAGAAGCTCGGCCGCCTGTCCGAGGTGCTGGAGCACTACATGCTGCAGTCCGAGCAGCTGGACACCACGCTGGTGCTGGCCGCCGACGAGAAGGTGGCCGCCGGCCTGCTGATCCAGCGCCTGCCGCTGGAAGGCGAGGGCAACCTGGCCGGCTCCATGGTGTCCAAGGCCAACGAGGACGAGATCGGCCTGAACGAGCACTACAACCGCATCGCCATCCTGGCCGCCAGCCTCAAGCGCGAGGAGCTGCTGGAGCTGGACGTGGACACCATCCTGCGCCGGCTGTTCTGGGAGGAGAAGGTGCTGCGCTTCCCGGCCGAGGTGCCGCGCTTCGCCTGCACCTGCAGCCGCGAGCGCGTGGCCAACATGATCCGCGGGCTGGGCCGCGAGGAGGCCGAGAGCATCGTGGCCGAGCGCGGCGACATCGAGGTGGGATGCGACTTCTGCGGCCTGCAGTACCGCTTCGATGCGGTGGACGCGGCCCAGCTGTTCGCCGCGCCGGGCGACCAGCCGCCGGTCACATCCGCCGTGCAGTAG
- the coaBC gene encoding bifunctional phosphopantothenoylcysteine decarboxylase/phosphopantothenate--cysteine ligase CoaBC → MNDLAGKHIVLGLSGGIACYKSAELCRGLVKAGATVQVVMTEAAQAFITPVTLQALSGRPVYGSQWDAREPNNMPHINLSREADAILVAPCSADFMARLVHGRADELLSLMCLARPLDRVPLLIAPAMNREMWAHPATQRNMAQLAADGAVLLGVGAGPQACGETGDGRMLEPAELLEDIVAFFQPKALAGRRVLVTAGPTFEAMDPIRGITNHSSGKMGFAIARAAREAGAQVTLVAGPVSLPTPRGVTRLDVQSARQMLQACEAGARQADVFIATAAVADWRPEVQADHKIKKDGSGQPPAVRFVENPDILATLAQGERARSGALYCVGFAAESENLVAHARAKRGRKGIPLLVGNIGPLAFGRDDNELLLVDEHGEQALPPGPKLVLARQLIAQIARRLRPAA, encoded by the coding sequence ATGAACGACCTCGCCGGCAAGCACATCGTCCTGGGCCTGTCCGGCGGCATCGCCTGCTACAAGTCCGCCGAACTGTGCCGCGGCCTGGTCAAGGCCGGCGCCACGGTGCAGGTCGTGATGACCGAGGCCGCGCAGGCGTTCATCACGCCGGTGACCCTGCAGGCGCTGTCCGGCCGCCCGGTGTACGGCTCGCAATGGGACGCGCGCGAGCCGAACAACATGCCGCACATCAACCTGTCGCGCGAGGCCGACGCCATCCTGGTCGCGCCGTGCAGCGCGGACTTCATGGCGCGCCTGGTGCACGGCCGCGCGGACGAGCTGCTCAGCCTGATGTGCCTGGCGCGTCCCCTGGACCGCGTGCCGCTGCTGATCGCGCCGGCCATGAACCGCGAGATGTGGGCCCATCCCGCCACCCAGCGCAACATGGCGCAGCTGGCCGCCGACGGCGCCGTCCTGCTGGGCGTGGGGGCCGGCCCGCAGGCCTGCGGCGAGACCGGCGACGGCCGCATGCTGGAGCCGGCCGAACTGCTGGAGGACATCGTCGCCTTCTTCCAGCCCAAGGCGCTGGCCGGCCGGCGCGTGCTGGTGACGGCCGGCCCCACCTTCGAGGCCATGGACCCGATCCGCGGCATCACCAACCACTCGTCCGGCAAGATGGGGTTCGCCATCGCCCGCGCGGCACGCGAGGCCGGCGCCCAGGTCACGCTGGTGGCCGGCCCGGTCAGCCTGCCCACGCCGCGCGGCGTGACGCGGCTGGACGTGCAGTCGGCGCGCCAGATGCTGCAGGCCTGCGAAGCCGGGGCCCGGCAGGCCGACGTCTTCATCGCCACCGCGGCGGTCGCCGACTGGCGGCCCGAGGTGCAGGCCGACCACAAGATCAAGAAGGACGGCTCCGGCCAGCCGCCGGCGGTGCGCTTCGTCGAGAACCCCGACATCCTGGCCACCCTGGCCCAGGGCGAGCGCGCCCGCAGCGGCGCGCTGTACTGCGTGGGCTTCGCCGCCGAGAGCGAGAACCTGGTGGCCCACGCCCGGGCCAAGCGCGGGCGCAAGGGCATTCCGCTGCTGGTGGGCAACATCGGCCCGCTGGCCTTCGGCCGGGACGACAACGAACTGCTGCTGGTGGACGAACACGGCGAGCAGGCGCTGCCGCCCGGCCCCAAGCTGGTGCTGGCGCGGCAGCTGATCGCGCAGATCGCCCGGCGCCTGCGGCCGGCGGCCTGA
- a CDS encoding AAA family ATPase yields the protein MKIALLGAESTGKTRLSHALAERLRERGLRVAVVAEVLREWCEREGRMPRPEEQLPIAQEQERRVDQAAAGAGIVIADTTALMVAIHGALLFPDHPLYRFAVERQRGYDLTLVMGLDLPWVADGLQRAGAHAREPVDALVRELLGREKIAYTVVYGQGAQRACAALAAIDATAPGRGAAAPEHRPWQWSCAHCGDASCEHRLFTRFRQG from the coding sequence ATGAAGATCGCCTTGCTGGGCGCCGAGAGCACCGGCAAGACGCGGCTGTCGCACGCCCTGGCCGAGCGCCTGCGCGAACGCGGCCTGCGCGTGGCGGTGGTGGCGGAAGTGCTGCGCGAGTGGTGCGAACGCGAGGGCCGCATGCCCCGGCCCGAGGAGCAGCTGCCCATCGCGCAGGAGCAGGAGCGCCGCGTCGACCAGGCCGCCGCGGGTGCCGGCATCGTGATCGCCGACACCACGGCCTTGATGGTGGCCATCCATGGCGCCCTGCTGTTTCCCGACCACCCCCTCTACCGCTTCGCAGTGGAGCGCCAGCGCGGCTATGACCTGACCCTGGTCATGGGACTGGATCTGCCCTGGGTGGCCGACGGGTTGCAGCGCGCCGGCGCGCATGCGCGCGAACCTGTCGACGCGCTGGTGCGCGAGCTGCTCGGGCGCGAGAAGATCGCCTACACGGTGGTCTACGGGCAGGGCGCGCAGCGCGCCTGCGCGGCGCTGGCCGCCATCGATGCCACCGCGCCTGGTCGAGGGGCCGCGGCGCCGGAACACCGGCCCTGGCAGTGGTCCTGCGCGCACTGCGGCGACGCCTCGTGCGAGCACCGCCTGTTCACGCGTTTCCGACAGGGTTGA
- the dut gene encoding dUTP diphosphatase, which yields MQVDVKILDPRMADQLPAYATPGSAGLDLRACLDAPLTLAPNAWQLVPTGIAVWLKDPGYAALILPRSGLGHKHGIVLGNLVGLIDSDYQGQLMVSAWNRSPTAFTLQPLERLAQLVIVPVAQARFNVVAEFPPSRRGEGGYGSTGKA from the coding sequence ATGCAAGTCGACGTCAAGATCCTCGATCCGCGCATGGCGGACCAGCTGCCCGCCTATGCCACGCCGGGCAGCGCCGGCCTGGACCTGCGCGCCTGCCTGGATGCGCCGCTCACCCTGGCGCCCAACGCCTGGCAGCTGGTGCCCACCGGCATCGCCGTCTGGCTGAAGGACCCGGGCTATGCCGCGCTGATCCTGCCGCGCTCGGGCCTGGGCCACAAGCACGGCATCGTGCTGGGCAACCTGGTCGGCCTGATCGACAGCGACTACCAGGGGCAGCTGATGGTGAGCGCCTGGAACCGCAGCCCCACGGCGTTCACGCTGCAGCCCCTGGAGCGCCTGGCGCAACTGGTGATCGTGCCGGTGGCCCAGGCGCGCTTCAACGTGGTGGCCGAATTTCCGCCCAGCCGGCGCGGCGAGGGCGGCTACGGCTCGACCGGCAAGGCCTGA
- the eno gene encoding phosphopyruvate hydratase produces MSAIVDIVGREILDSRGNPTVECDVLLESGTMGRAAVPSGASTGSREAIELRDGDKGRYLGKGVLKAVEHINTEISEAVLGLDASEQAFLDKTLIDLDGSDNKSRLGANAMLAVSMAVARAAAEESGLPLYRYFGGMGGMQLPVPMMNVVNGGAHANNNLDLQELMIIPVGAPSFREAVRWGAEVFHALKKIIHDQGMSVAVGDEGGFAPNVANHEAAIQMILQAVEAAGYQPGEQIALGLDCAASEFYKDGKYHVEAEGLQLAAPEWANVLATWVNKYPIISIEDGMAEGDWDGWKLLTDLLGKRVQLVGDDLFVTNTKILKEGIDKKIANSILIKINQIGTLTETFAAIEMAKRAGYTAVISHRSGETEDSTIADIAVGTNAGQIKTGSLSRSDRMAKYNQLLRIEEDLGDIASYPGRAAFYNIK; encoded by the coding sequence ATGAGCGCCATCGTTGACATCGTCGGCCGAGAGATCCTGGATTCGCGTGGCAATCCCACCGTGGAATGCGACGTGCTGCTGGAGTCCGGCACCATGGGCCGCGCGGCCGTGCCCTCGGGCGCGTCCACCGGCAGCCGCGAGGCCATCGAGCTGCGTGACGGCGACAAGGGCCGCTACCTGGGCAAGGGCGTGCTCAAGGCGGTGGAGCACATCAACACCGAGATCAGCGAGGCCGTGCTGGGCCTGGACGCCTCGGAGCAGGCTTTCCTGGACAAGACCCTGATCGACCTGGACGGCAGCGACAACAAGAGCCGCCTGGGCGCCAACGCCATGCTGGCCGTCTCCATGGCCGTGGCGCGCGCCGCCGCGGAAGAGTCGGGCCTGCCGCTGTACCGCTACTTCGGCGGCATGGGCGGCATGCAGCTGCCGGTGCCCATGATGAACGTGGTCAACGGCGGCGCGCATGCCAACAACAACCTGGACCTGCAGGAGCTGATGATCATCCCGGTGGGCGCGCCCAGCTTCCGCGAGGCCGTGCGCTGGGGCGCCGAGGTGTTCCACGCGCTCAAGAAGATCATCCACGACCAGGGCATGAGCGTGGCCGTGGGCGACGAGGGCGGCTTCGCCCCCAACGTGGCCAACCACGAGGCCGCCATCCAGATGATCCTGCAGGCCGTCGAGGCCGCCGGCTACCAGCCGGGCGAGCAGATCGCCCTGGGGCTGGACTGCGCGGCCAGCGAGTTCTACAAGGACGGCAAGTACCACGTCGAGGCCGAAGGCCTGCAGCTCGCCGCGCCCGAGTGGGCCAACGTGCTGGCTACCTGGGTGAACAAGTACCCCATCATCAGCATCGAGGACGGCATGGCCGAGGGCGACTGGGACGGCTGGAAGCTGCTGACCGACCTGCTGGGCAAGCGGGTGCAGCTGGTGGGCGACGACCTGTTCGTCACCAACACCAAGATCCTGAAGGAAGGCATCGACAAGAAGATCGCCAACTCCATCCTGATCAAGATCAACCAGATCGGCACCCTGACCGAGACCTTCGCCGCCATCGAGATGGCCAAGCGCGCGGGCTACACCGCCGTCATCAGCCACCGCTCGGGCGAGACCGAGGACAGCACCATCGCCGACATCGCGGTGGGCACCAACGCCGGCCAGATCAAGACCGGCTCGCTGTCGCGCTCGGACCGCATGGCCAAGTACAACCAGCTGCTGCGCATCGAGGAAGACCTGGGCGACATCGCCAGCTATCCCGGCCGCGCCGCCTTCTACAACATCAAGTAG
- a CDS encoding DUF1330 domain-containing protein, giving the protein MPSAYILANVEVTNAQQYEEYRRLSTVAMQKHGAEVCVRGGKVEVLEGDWSPKRVVLLRFPTTEQARAFYDSAEYQAARAARQGAAVMRMVLIEGV; this is encoded by the coding sequence ATGCCTAGCGCCTACATCCTGGCCAACGTCGAGGTCACCAATGCGCAGCAGTACGAGGAGTACCGCAGGCTGTCGACCGTCGCCATGCAGAAGCACGGCGCCGAGGTCTGCGTGCGCGGCGGCAAGGTGGAGGTGCTGGAGGGCGACTGGTCGCCCAAGCGCGTCGTTTTGCTGAGGTTTCCTACAACCGAGCAGGCGCGGGCCTTTTACGATTCGGCCGAGTACCAGGCGGCCAGGGCCGCCCGGCAGGGCGCAGCCGTGATGAGGATGGTCCTCATCGAAGGTGTCTGA
- a CDS encoding septum formation initiator family protein encodes MAHRAVPAVLIALLLVFHAQLWFGRGSVGEVAQMQRKLEAQKAANLLALQANERLASEVRDLKEGLEMVEEKARTELGMVKPNEIFVNLGPQK; translated from the coding sequence ATGGCCCACCGAGCCGTCCCCGCCGTGCTGATCGCGCTGCTGCTGGTGTTCCATGCGCAGCTGTGGTTCGGCCGGGGCAGCGTGGGCGAGGTGGCGCAGATGCAGCGCAAGCTGGAGGCGCAGAAGGCCGCCAACCTGCTGGCCCTGCAGGCCAACGAGCGACTGGCCTCCGAGGTGCGCGACCTCAAGGAAGGCCTGGAGATGGTGGAGGAGAAGGCCCGCACCGAGCTGGGCATGGTCAAGCCCAACGAGATCTTCGTGAACCTGGGCCCGCAGAAGTGA
- a CDS encoding CTP synthase has protein sequence MTKFVFVTGGVVSSLGKGIASASLAAILESRGLKVTLIKLDPYINVDPGTMSPFQHGEVFVTDDGAETDLDLGHYERFVTTKMRKANNFTTGQIYKSVLEKERRGDYLGKTVQVIPHVTNEIQEFIRRGAGVGMPGEVDVAIVEIGGTVGDIESLPFLEAVRQMSLKMGPNNAAFVHLTYVPFIAAAGELKTKPTQHTVQKMREIGIQPDALLCRADRRIPEDEAEKISLFTNVPRWGVISMWDVDTIYKVPRVLHEQGLDGLICDKLRLNTPPANLRRWDELVYEVEHPRGEVGIAMVGKYVDLSDSYKSLNEALRHAGLKNHVRVKIDYVDSETITADSVSRLAKYDAILVPGGFGKRGIEGKIAAARFARENKVPYLGICLGMQVATIEYARHAAGLQDANSTEFEPQTPHPVIALITEWHGADGTVNKRDEKSDLGGTMRLGAQSSDVAKGTLAHRIYGDVVTERHRHRYEANVNYLDQLRRAGLVISALTQREHLTEIVELPQEVHPWFMGVQFHPEFKSTPWDGHPLFNAFIKAAVDHQSAGNKSLKAVA, from the coding sequence ATGACCAAATTCGTCTTCGTCACCGGCGGTGTGGTGTCCTCCCTGGGCAAGGGAATCGCCTCAGCCTCCCTCGCAGCGATCCTGGAATCGCGGGGCCTCAAAGTCACCCTCATCAAGCTCGACCCGTACATCAACGTGGACCCGGGCACCATGTCGCCGTTCCAGCACGGCGAGGTGTTCGTCACCGACGACGGCGCCGAGACCGACCTGGACCTGGGCCACTACGAGCGCTTCGTCACCACGAAGATGCGCAAGGCCAACAACTTCACCACCGGCCAGATCTACAAGAGCGTGCTGGAGAAGGAGCGCCGCGGCGACTACCTGGGAAAGACGGTGCAGGTGATCCCGCACGTGACCAACGAGATCCAGGAATTCATCCGCCGCGGCGCCGGCGTCGGCATGCCGGGCGAAGTGGACGTGGCCATCGTGGAGATCGGCGGCACGGTGGGCGACATCGAGTCCCTGCCCTTCCTGGAGGCGGTGCGCCAGATGAGCCTGAAGATGGGGCCCAACAACGCCGCCTTCGTGCACCTGACCTACGTGCCCTTCATCGCCGCCGCGGGCGAGCTCAAGACCAAGCCGACCCAGCACACGGTGCAGAAGATGCGCGAGATCGGCATCCAGCCGGATGCCCTGCTGTGCCGCGCCGACCGCCGCATCCCCGAGGACGAGGCCGAGAAGATCAGCCTGTTCACCAACGTGCCGCGCTGGGGCGTGATCAGCATGTGGGACGTGGACACCATCTACAAGGTGCCGCGCGTGCTGCACGAGCAGGGCCTGGACGGCCTGATCTGCGACAAGCTGCGCCTGAACACGCCGCCGGCCAACCTGCGCCGCTGGGACGAGCTGGTGTACGAGGTCGAACATCCCCGGGGCGAGGTCGGCATCGCCATGGTCGGCAAGTACGTGGACCTGTCGGACAGCTACAAGTCGCTCAACGAGGCCCTGCGCCATGCCGGCCTGAAGAACCACGTGCGCGTGAAGATCGACTACGTGGACTCCGAGACCATCACCGCCGACAGCGTGTCGCGCCTGGCCAAGTACGACGCCATCCTGGTGCCCGGCGGCTTCGGCAAGCGCGGCATCGAGGGCAAGATCGCCGCCGCCCGCTTCGCCCGCGAGAACAAGGTCCCCTACCTGGGCATCTGCCTGGGCATGCAGGTCGCCACCATCGAGTACGCGCGCCACGCGGCGGGGCTGCAGGACGCCAACAGCACCGAGTTCGAGCCCCAGACGCCCCACCCGGTGATCGCCCTGATCACCGAGTGGCACGGCGCCGACGGCACCGTCAACAAGCGCGACGAGAAGTCCGACCTGGGCGGCACCATGCGCCTGGGCGCGCAGAGCTCCGACGTGGCCAAGGGCACGCTGGCCCACAGGATCTACGGCGACGTGGTGACCGAGCGCCACCGGCACCGCTACGAGGCCAACGTCAACTACCTCGACCAGCTGCGCCGGGCCGGCCTGGTGATCTCGGCGCTGACCCAGCGCGAGCACCTGACCGAGATCGTCGAGCTGCCCCAGGAGGTGCACCCCTGGTTCATGGGGGTGCAGTTCCACCCCGAGTTCAAGTCCACGCCCTGGGACGGGCATCCATTGTTCAACGCCTTCATCAAGGCGGCGGTGGATCACCAGTCGGCGGGCAACAAGTCACTGAAGGCGGTCGCGTGA
- a CDS encoding gamma carbonic anhydrase family protein, with amino-acid sequence MAIYELDGKAPQLGEGAWVADSAQVIGAVELGDNASVWFGAVIRGDTETIRVGRNSNVQDGSVLHADVGKPLTIGENVTIGHQVMVHGCTIGDNSLIGIQAVVLNGARIGRNCIVGAGSVVTEDKEFPDNSLILGAPAKVVRTLDQAAAQKLAQSAEHYVGNARRYARGLKKIA; translated from the coding sequence ATGGCCATCTACGAACTCGACGGCAAGGCGCCGCAGCTGGGGGAGGGCGCCTGGGTCGCCGACAGCGCCCAGGTGATCGGCGCGGTGGAGCTGGGCGACAACGCCAGCGTGTGGTTCGGCGCCGTGATCCGCGGCGACACCGAGACCATCCGCGTCGGCCGCAACAGCAACGTGCAGGACGGTTCGGTGCTGCACGCCGACGTCGGCAAGCCCCTGACCATCGGCGAGAACGTGACCATCGGCCACCAGGTCATGGTGCACGGCTGCACCATCGGCGACAACTCGCTGATCGGCATCCAGGCCGTGGTGCTCAACGGCGCGCGGATCGGGCGCAACTGCATCGTGGGCGCCGGCAGCGTGGTGACCGAGGACAAGGAGTTCCCCGACAACTCGCTGATCCTGGGCGCGCCGGCCAAGGTGGTGCGCACCCTGGACCAGGCCGCCGCGCAGAAGCTGGCGCAAAGCGCCGAGCACTACGTGGGCAACGCGCGCCGCTACGCCCGCGGGCTGAAGAAGATCGCCTGA
- a CDS encoding glycine zipper 2TM domain-containing protein has translation MRQHRLVSVAAAGIAAAMLGACAGYPSQPASSYPTSTYPAAGSYPAPAPATASSALEFGRVTNIEYVPAGATTQNRPNVIGAVVGGVAGAVLGRQIGGGSGRDVATVLGGVGGAAVGSQVGRNNQPAPATAAGAAYRISVQTDQGVMRTYEVSATGDLRVGDRVRVENGVIYRA, from the coding sequence ATGCGTCAACACCGTCTCGTTTCCGTGGCAGCCGCCGGCATCGCCGCTGCAATGCTGGGCGCCTGTGCCGGCTATCCCTCGCAGCCGGCGAGCAGCTATCCCACCAGCACCTACCCGGCGGCCGGCAGCTATCCGGCGCCGGCACCGGCCACGGCGTCCTCGGCGCTGGAGTTCGGCCGCGTGACCAACATCGAGTACGTGCCCGCGGGCGCCACCACGCAGAACCGGCCGAACGTGATCGGCGCCGTGGTGGGCGGCGTGGCCGGCGCGGTGCTGGGCCGCCAGATCGGCGGCGGCAGCGGCCGGGACGTGGCCACGGTGCTCGGGGGCGTGGGCGGCGCGGCCGTCGGCAGCCAGGTGGGCCGCAACAACCAGCCCGCACCGGCGACGGCGGCGGGCGCGGCCTACCGCATCTCGGTGCAGACCGACCAGGGCGTCATGCGCACCTACGAGGTCAGCGCCACCGGCGACCTGCGCGTGGGCGACCGCGTGCGCGTGGAGAACGGCGTCATCTACCGCGCGTAA
- a CDS encoding response regulator, protein MSIAVLLVEDMKQIRGVVADLLASLGDFQVVGEAATEAEAKLWLEEHPGAWDLAIVDLILEQGTGMGVVSKCRERPGAGKVVVFSDYATPGIRQHCLQLGADQVFQKNSDVPAFIAYCSSLAGPGAAPATARRM, encoded by the coding sequence ATGAGCATCGCCGTCCTGCTGGTCGAAGACATGAAACAGATCCGCGGCGTGGTCGCGGACCTGCTGGCCAGCCTCGGCGATTTCCAGGTGGTGGGCGAGGCAGCCACCGAGGCCGAGGCCAAGCTCTGGCTGGAGGAGCACCCCGGCGCCTGGGACCTGGCCATCGTCGACCTGATCCTGGAGCAGGGCACCGGCATGGGCGTGGTGTCCAAGTGCCGCGAGCGGCCCGGCGCCGGCAAGGTGGTGGTGTTCAGCGACTACGCCACGCCCGGCATCCGCCAGCACTGCCTGCAGCTGGGCGCCGACCAGGTGTTCCAGAAGAACAGCGACGTGCCGGCCTTCATCGCCTACTGCTCGTCGCTGGCCGGCCCCGGCGCGGCACCGGCTACTGCACGGCGGATGTGA
- a CDS encoding ferritin-like domain-containing protein translates to MELRQQALQALCIADPEEKVAAARALAGQAALLPLAAVAPVAAADAVPGRPARPPLVHPARVPRRSPHKPEGLAALLHAIAHIEFNAINLALDAAWRWGGLPRRFHLDWLRVAAEEAHHFSLLQAQLASLGHAYGDFAAHDNLWAMCTRTQDDVLARMALVPRTLEARGLDATPQIQDKLRQVGTPAALRAVGILDIILRDEVGHVAIGNRWYRWLCEREGLDPVAHYPVLAQRHDAPRLHPPFNEAARRSAGFTEEELARLEP, encoded by the coding sequence ATGGAGCTCCGACAACAGGCTCTGCAGGCCCTGTGCATCGCCGATCCCGAGGAAAAGGTGGCCGCGGCCCGTGCATTGGCCGGGCAGGCAGCCCTGCTCCCGCTGGCAGCCGTGGCCCCGGTGGCTGCGGCGGATGCCGTCCCCGGCCGTCCCGCGCGGCCGCCGCTGGTGCATCCCGCGCGCGTGCCGCGCCGCTCGCCCCACAAGCCCGAGGGGCTGGCGGCCCTGCTGCACGCCATCGCCCACATCGAGTTCAACGCCATCAACCTGGCGCTGGACGCGGCCTGGCGCTGGGGCGGCCTGCCGCGCCGGTTCCACCTGGACTGGCTGCGGGTGGCGGCCGAGGAGGCGCACCACTTCAGCCTGCTGCAGGCGCAGCTGGCTTCGCTGGGCCATGCCTACGGCGACTTCGCCGCGCACGACAATCTGTGGGCCATGTGCACCCGCACCCAGGACGACGTGCTCGCGCGCATGGCCCTGGTGCCGCGCACGCTGGAGGCGCGCGGGCTGGATGCCACGCCGCAGATCCAGGACAAGCTGCGGCAGGTGGGCACGCCCGCCGCGCTGCGCGCCGTCGGCATCCTGGACATCATCCTGCGCGATGAGGTGGGCCACGTGGCGATCGGCAACCGCTGGTACCGCTGGCTGTGCGAGCGCGAAGGCCTGGACCCGGTGGCCCACTACCCGGTGCTGGCGCAACGCCACGACGCGCCCCGCCTGCACCCGCCCTTCAACGAGGCCGCGCGCCGCAGCGCCGGCTTCACCGAGGAAGAGCTGGCGCGGCTGGAGCCCTAG